In a single window of the Fusarium falciforme chromosome 3, complete sequence genome:
- a CDS encoding Non-specific serine/threonine protein kinase has translation MAGNIHPRAALLDHGRSGGDFAAGPPPSTLAAQLVENISASTKSSRSDENSELKGFFAIIQRVKDDPALLKTPEERVENNHMLLYVYARVVLDGIRLDDPFLDWAHVRTEGIKAINFLKFTIKETPLVLKHKVNGQEFMFRGQEPLWVWLLPQLLRLLGHPQCVELTEGIEGFLQYLILTVAQTRSLWDLAPAIMLYLRTTLSRLLDYLQNLSIVPSSEGILRDLSLPPDFAVSRHLGDDLSRLNQLTYRVERMPQALQQCLSLGDALSYPLLFGDVAFDMVSSFSESVVWLLDALVDMRSLQKRYESVFPGSPLHIIQKTLQIVRALSNKKGVGVSLRNKAVTLLVLFCGEMASSPDSSPMLGSTDGETRRTYCVALATIAKACIGDRPLGRLAVSKLVDETSLLYPEMPAETDIWRTIQTLRQVTAVPQPKLLDNDLHPSKFQDEYVREAIEALSMTYKEPDVDPEDRTKRRKVSSQDHSAMSVLVNSIRESLELSKEDDDNWANFEQQYLDAFPTVDETHQCLALDLLSRICCLADSEPESSDAVEPKAADLQCPVCETNSWLGRTISHEAILHRSRVEALFTKLVRLPSIAESRRPRVAAMLALRRVVQHCDDTELLNLETSALGQWCLQSLNSSLRELRIAAGRVLATFSLDRPEPVFARMVLPTRHPGRKGIANQPLPDLQVDAAHGSVRSSATDGTSPMKRQDLVHRNRKNSIAFLKSLSEKNRANLTETFIMAWGQLGTVVCEDELNMVLIKLMEYLGSSNNIVSAFAFNELLNLSEARGVTPRGLFEPFWPNLAYMATKDMVHRPQMSRVIAELLQVSVNELLLVIQTHAVPWLVLDKQKDVIQKISEARQDPRDWMVVMDPPNLAATLALLLIQETEDITAFAKSRLNEISTHFHTAPIIELLQTEPVLTVMELLKVAGEADESKKAPVRKALNTIASMILAENKDARAMKKGEKTPRFIQSHLLGLMARLTEVINDPNLPFQERRRYIRAMEQMLCVIKDSARFARPQIAACLLSTLAQDTLREASFSCWAAMLNYFDEEDVEQLLETTFYVVTQYWDSLNESTALLAKEMLQTTVNRYDGMIARYILKLPSLRHIPELKDVETKLEQHRPATPLVEETLEAFSQRIKHENSGVVLQALTELVSYLQTNQNALHASAASQQSDAVVAALMRSLLDCVCTYNNLPGEIAPLCTEAMGLIGCLDPSKIETVREQRSMVILNNLETSEETTDFVLFLLEHELVPAFLSTTDNKFQGFLSFAMQELLNRCDITAACAMEGTGMLGGSEIYRKYIAMPEAVREVVAPFLGSRYVVAPMAPLEVQYPIFSPPKPHATTPPKPYATWLRFIVLDLLRKGQTPFADMIFEPLARVIRVRDVIIAEYLIPHLVLHLLLGFRSSKKEKDDVLGELLNILRHQPAENASYQEKEEMKRFCHVVFRVVDCAMRWIQTKRAAGRLTESDKEKLTQVQEALDMIPAELISERAIDCNDYARALFHLEQHAQKMEQRKRKPDERTRLLQKLQDIYANIDEPDGLDGISAHLHVLDINQQILSHRKAGRWTAVQNWYEMQLAESPDNVDFQIDLLHCLKQAGQHEVLLNHVEGMHTDVSTDNKIMPYAVEAAWVTGRWQSLAKFSKRFHGDVVEDFNISVATIFTKLRNKSDFSELTLLVNDMRRKISASMSTSSTASLQACHDLLLKAHILTDLEIIMATPIEDEVARQKSMSLLDRRLEVLGAYVNDKQYLLGIRRAAMELSRPAFTDLDISGLWLSSARLARKTNSLHQSFNAVLHASKLGDDGAAIENAKLLWREDQHRKAIQILQGAIKSNKFMTQTGTSTSTSSTKLSPQQKLLTARAQLLLAKWLDSAGQTHAGALREKYQQPPKTYSTWEKGHYYLGRHYKKILEAEKPLKVDDQSDNYITGEVARLVIENYVRSLNSGTKYLYQTLPRILTLWLDLGAQVDKAPEGKVSLSRELHRRRVEQLNLLHSFLDKYIHRLPAYVFYTALPQIVARIAHQNPNVFDRLTHIIVKVVEAHPRQALWSLIGIMTTRQVSERKARGTQILQALRSVSKKVEGSTYDLKYLLRMGEKLAEQLLLACQNGDFHGNKTVHASLTRDLRFNHKCTPCPLVVPVEGSLTATLPAVSEYVKKHKAFSRDVVTIGSFLDDVLVLSSLAKPRRLTARGSDGKLYMLLIKPKDDLRTDQRLMEFNGLINRSLKRDAESSRRQLYIRTYAVTPLNEECGIIEWVPGIKTMRDILIGLYASRKIYPDYTVLKQLMDEACLSDGKTRVFTDEVLGRFPPVLQLWFTQQFPNPSAWFSARLRYTRSCAVMSMVGTILGLGDRHGENVNLEEGNGGVFHVDFNCLFDKGLTFAKPERVPFRLTHNMVAAMGIYGYEGPFRKSCELTLSILRQQEETLMTILEAFIYDPTLDLQKEKRTHRRGDVGVKLQPQSVVDSIKRKVKGLLPHESIPLGVEGQVEELIKQAVDPRNLAAMYIGWCPFL, from the exons ATGGCCGGAAATATTCATCCCAGGGCGGCTTTGCTTGATCACGGACGCTCAGGCGGTGATTTTGCTGCCGGTCCTCCGCCATCAACCCTAGCTGCCCAGCTCGTGGAGAACATTTCAGCATCAACCAAATCATCTAGGTCGGACGAGAACAGTGAGCTGAAGGGTTTCTTCGCTATCATCCAACGCGTCAAAGATGATCCCGCACTTCTCAAGACCCCCGAGGAGCGTGTCGAAAACAATCACATGCTCCTTTACGTCTACGCTCGCGTTGTCCTGGATGGCATTCGGTTGGACGATCCATTCCTCGACTGGGCCCATGTACGCACcgagggcatcaaggcaATCAACTTTCTCAAATTCACCATCAAGGAGACACCATTGGTTCTCAAACACAAAGTGAATGGTCAAGAGTTCATGTTTCGCGGCCAAGAACCTCTGTGGGTCTGGTTGCTCCCTCAGCTGTTGAGGCTTCTTGGGCATCCACAATGCGTCGAGCTTACGGAGGGCATTGAGGGTTTTCTTCAATACTTGATACTCACTGTAGCGCAGACACGGAGCTTGTGGGACTTGGCTCCTGCTATCATGCTCTATCTGCGTACCACATTGTCTC GTCTCCTTGACTACCTACAGAATCTCTCAATTGTGCCTTCTTCAGAAGGAATCCTCAGGGACCTGTCCCTTCCTCCAGACTTTGCCGTAAGCCGACACTTGGGCGACGATTTATCCCGTCTCAACCAACTCACCTACCGCGTCGAACGAATGCCACAGGCTCTTCAACAGTGCCTAAGCCTCGGAGATGCCTTATCCTATCCCCTACTATTCGGTGATGTAGCGTTTGACATGGTTTCGTCGTTCTCGGAGAGTGTGGTATGGTTGCTCGACGCTCTTGTGGACATGCGGTCTCTCCAGAAGCGCTACGAATCTGTATTTCCGGGCTCGCCTCTTCATATCATTCAGAAAACCCTACAGATTGTACGGGCGTTGTCCAATAAGAAGGGAGTTGGCGTTTCACTTCGCAATAAGGCCGTCACACTCCTAGTCTTATTTTGCGGCGAGATGGCATCAAGTCCTGACAGCTCGCCAATGCTAGGCTCCACTGACGGGGAGACTCGTCGCACGTATTGCGTGGCGCTTGCTACAATCGCAAAGGCATGCATTGGCGATAGACCCCTTGGTCGGTTAGCAGTATCCAAGCTTGTGGACGAAACTTCTCTGCTGTATCCAGAGATGCCAGCAGAAACAGATATATGG AGAACGATACAAACTCTGCGACAAGTCACCGCCGTTCCCCAGCCGAAACTGCTTGACAACGACTTGCATCCTTCAAAGTTTCAGGACGAGTATGTGCGTGAGGCGATCGAAGCGTTGTCAATGACCTATAAGGAACCTGATGTCGACCCCGAGGACCGGACCAAACGGAGAAAAGTCTCATCCCAAGATCATAGCGCCATGTCTGTCCTAGTGAATTCGATTAGGGAGAGCTTAGAACTTTCaaaggaagatgatgataaCTGGGCGAATTTCGAACAACAATACCT GGATGCGTTCCCGACGGTCGATGAAACGCACCAgtgccttgcccttgatcttTTGTCACGAATTTGCTGTCTTGCTGACAGTGAGCCCGAATCGTCCGATGCTGTCGAACCAAAGGCCGCTGATTTACAGTGCCCCGTTTGTGAGACGAATTCATGGCTAGGTCGTACAATTTCCCACGAGGCCATCCTTCACAGGTCTCGGGTTGAAGCTCTCTTCACAAAGTTGGTCCGTTTGCCTTCCATCGCCGAGTCTCGCCGTCCAAGAGTTGCTGCTATGCTGGCGCTGAGAAGAGTGGTCCAACATTGCGATGATACAGAACTGCTGAACTTGGAAACATCCGCCTTGGGTCAGTGGTGTCTTCAGTCTCTGAACAGTTCTTTAAGGGAACTCCGCATCGCTGCAGGGAGGGTCCTGGCAACCTTCTCTCTTGACAGACCTGAGCCAGTTTTTGCACGTATGGTGCTCCCGACTCGTCACCCAGGTAGAAAGGGCATCGCCAATCAGCCCCTTCCTGATCTCCAAGTCGACGCTGCTCACGGTAGTGTACGTTCGAGCGCGACGGATGGGACGTCTCCGATGAAGCGCCAGGATTTGGTGCATCGCAACAGGAAGAATTCAATTGCCTTTCTCAAGTCGCTATCTGAGAAGAACCGTGCCAATCTAACAGAGACATTCATCATGGCATGGGGCCAGTTGGGCACAGTCGTGTGCGAAGACGAACTTAACATGgtcctcatcaagctcatgGAATACTTGggaagcagcaacaacatcgTCTCGGCATTCGCCTTCAATGAGCTGTTGAATTTGTCAGAAGCCCGCGGAGTAACACCCCGTGGTCTCTTTGAGCCTTTCTGGCCAAATCTGGCATACATGGCGACCAAGGATATGGTTCATCGTCCTCAGATGAGCCGTGTGATCGCTGAGTTACTGCAGGTCTCGGTTAAcgagctgcttcttgtcaTCCAGACACACGCGGTACCATGGCTAGTGCTTGACAAGCAGAAAGATGTGATCCAGAAGATTTCAGAGGCCCGGCAGGACCCAAGAGAttggatggtggtgatggatcCCCCGAACCTAGCTGCCACTCTTGCTCTATTGTTGATCCAAGAGACTGAAGACATTACTGCCTTTGCAAAGTCGCGCTTGAACGAAATATCGACTCATTTTCACACTGCGCCCATcattgagcttctccagaCAGAGCCTGTTCTCACTGTTATGGAGTTGCTGAAGGTGGCGGGCGAGGCAGACGAATCCAAGAAGGCACCC GTCCGAAAAGCCTTGAACACCATCGCTTCAATGATTCTAGCAGAGAACAAGGACGCCAGGGCGATGAAGAAAGGGGAGAAAACTCCTCGATTCATTCAatctcatcttcttggccttatGGCTCGCCTCACAGAAGTCATCAATGATCCGAATCTTCCATTCCAAGAACGTCGGCGATACATTCGGGCTATGGAACAAATGCTGTGCGTGATCAAGGACTCGGCAAGATTCGCCAGGCCACAG ATTGCCGCCTGTCTACTATCTACGCTGGCGCAGGACACTCTGAGGGAAGCCAGTTTCTCCTGTTGGGCGGCAATGCTCAACTATTTTGATGAAGAGGACGTCGAGCAGCTGCTGGAGACCACGTTCTACGTGGTTACCCAATATTGGGACTCCTTGAACGAGTCAACAGCCCTGCTTGCCAAGGAGATGCTCCAGACCACCGTCAATCGTTACGACGGCATGATCGCGAGATATATCCTCAAGCTACCCTCCCTTCGCCACATTCCCGAGCTAAAGGACGTGGAGACGAAGCTGGAACAACACCGACCAGCAACTCCACTAGTTGAGGAAACCCTAGAAGCCTTCTCCCAGCGGATCAAGCACGAAAACTCAGGCGTTGTCCTCCAAGCACTGACAGAACTGGTCTCATACCTTCAAACCAACCAAAACGCACTGCATGCTTCCGCCGCCAGTCAGCAATCAGACGCTGTTGTTGCAGCGCTTATGCGATCCCTTCTTGACTGCGTCTGCACGTACAACAACCTTCCAGGGGAGATTGCTCCGCTCTGTACCGAGGCGATGGGCCTAATTGGGTGTCTGGATCCTAGCAAGATCGAGACAGTGAGGGAACAGCGGTCCATGGTTATCTTGAATAATCTGGAGACGTCCGAAGAAACCACAGACTTCGTCCTTTTTCTGTTGGAGCATGAACTTGTGCCTGCATTCTTGTCTACCACTGACAACAAGTTTCAAGGATTCCTGTCATTCGCCATGCAAGAGCTGCTCAATCGCTGCGACATCACGGCCGCGTGCGCCATGGAAGGCACCGGCATGCTCGGTGGCAGCGAGATCTATCGGAAATACATTGCGATGCCAGAAGCTGTTCGAGAAGTAGTGGCCCCTTTCTTGGGCTCCCGCTATGTTGTTGCGCCAATGGCCCCTTTGGAGGTTCAGTACCCGATCTTCAGTCCCCCTAAACCACATGCGACCACTCCCCCGAAGCCGTATGCAACCTGGCTAAGATTCATCGTCTTGGATCTTTTACGAAAGGGACAAACCCCTTTTGCAGATATGATCTTTGAGCCTCTTGCGCGTGTCATTCGCGTCAGAGACGTCATCATCGCAGAATACCTTATCCCACACTTGGTTCTGCATCTCCTTTTAGGATTCAGAAGTtccaagaaagaaaaggacGACGTCCTCGGCGAGTTACTCAACATCCTGAGGCATCAACCTGCAGAGAACGCCTCGTatcaggagaaggaggaaatGAAGCGATTTTGCCAT GTCGTTTTCCGGGTTGTGGACTGCGCAATGAGATGGATCCAGACCAAAAGAGCCGCAGGGCGCCTCACCGAGTCCGACAAGGAGAAGTTGACCCAGGTCCAAGAAGCTCTAGATATGATACCTGCCGAGTTGATATCAGAAAGGGCCATCGATTGCAACGACTACGCCAGGGCTCTCTTTCACCTTGAGCAACATGCCCAAAAGATGGAacagagaaaaagaaagccaGATGAGCGCACTCGCCTTCTCCAGAAGCTCCAGGACATTTACGCCAATATCGATGAACCCGATGGGCTGGACGGAATATCGGCCCATCTTCATGTTCTCGACATCAACCAGCAGATCCTGAGCCACCGCAAGGCCGGAAGATGGACTGCGGTACAGAACTGGTATGAAATGCAACTAGCAGAAAGCCCCGACAACGTCGATTTCCAGATCGACTTGCTTCACTGCCTGAAACAGGCTGGCCAACACG AGGTCTTGTTGAATCATGTTGAGGGAATGCATACCGATGTTTCGACAGACAACAAGATCATGCCTTATGCTGTGGAGGCGGCATGGGTGACGGGCAGGTGGCAAAGTCTGGCCAAGTTCAGCAAACGATTCCATGGCGATGTCGTCGAGGACTTCAACATATCGGTCGCGACCATTTTTACCAAGTTGAGGAACAAGAGTGACTTTTCCGAGTTGACTCTCCTCGTGAATGACATGAGGAGAAAGATTTCGGCATCAATGAGCACCTCATCTACTGCATCGCTCCAGGCTTGTCACGATCTTCTCCTCAAGGCTCACATCCTCACCGACCTGGAGATAATCATGGCTACGCCAATAGAAGACGAGGTGGCGCGTCAGAAGTCCATGTCCCTTTTGGATCGAAGACTTGAGGTCCTAGGTGCTTATGTGAACGATAAGCAATACCTTCTTGGGATCCGCCGAGCAGCTATGGAACTCAGCCG GCCAGCATTTACTGACCTTGACATCTCGGGCCTGTGGCTGTCAAGCGCACGGCTTGCGAGAAAGACGAATTCGTTACACCAGTCGTTCAACGCTGTTTTACACGCCTCCAAGCTCGGCGACGATGGTGCTGCCATTGAGAATGCCAAGCTGCTCTGGAGAGAAGATCAGCACCGCAAGGCGATTCAGATTCTCCAGGGAGCTATCAAGAGCAACAAGTTCATGACACAAACAGGAACTTCAACCAGCACCAGTTCCACCAAATTGAGCCCGCAACAAAAACTGCTGACAGCGAGGGCTCAACTCCTCCTTGCCAAATGGCTCGACAGCGCTGGTCAAACGCATGCCGGAGCCTTGCGCGAGAAGTATCAACAGCCGCCCAAAACGTACTCCACGTGGGAGAAAGGACACTACTACCTTGGCCGACACTACAAGAAGATCCTTGAGGCCGAGAAACcgctcaaggttgatgaCCAGAGCGACAACTACATTACGGGCGAGGTTGCTAGGCTTGTCATTGAAAACTACGTGCGCTCGCTGAACTCAGGAACGAAGTATCTCTACCAGACTCTCCCGAGGATCTTGACCCTTTGGCTGGACCTGGGAGCACAGGTGGACAAGGCACCTGAAGGCAAAGTCTCACTGTCTCGTGAGCTTCATCGGAGACGCGTGGAACAACTGAATCTTTTGCACTCTTTCCTCGACAAGTATATTCACCGATTACCAGCGTATGTCTTTTACACGGCATTGCCGCAGATCGTCGCCCGTATTGCGCACCAAAACCCGAACGTCTTCGATCGACTCACACATATAATTGTCAAGGTTGTCGAGGCTCACCCTCGGCAGGCACTCTGGAGTCTGATCGGCATCATGACAACCAGACAAGTGTCGGAACGAAAAGCGCGGGGCACTCAGATCCTCCAAGCATTGAGGAGCGTATCCAAGAAGGTAGAAGGCTCGACATATGACCTGAAGTACCTACTGAGGATGGGAGAGAAGCTAGCGGAACAGCTACTTCTGGCGTGTCAGAATGGAGACTTCCATGGCAACAAGACGGTCCACGCCAGTCTCACTCGAGACCTTCGATTCAACCACAAATGCACACCCTGCCCGTTGGTCGTGCCTGTCGAAGGCTCTCTGACGGCGACACTGCCAGCTGTATCCGAATACGTCAAGAAACACAAGGCATTTTCGAGAGACGTGGTGACGATTGGGTCCTTCCTGGATGATGTTTTGGTGCTTAGCTCGCTCGCCAAACCAAGACGACTCACGGCACGAGGCAGTGATGGAAAGCTCTACATGCTCCTCATCAAGCCAAAGGATGACCTGCGAACTGATCAACGTTTGATGGAGTTCAACGGGTTGATCAATCGATCGTTGAAGCGAGACGCCGAATCTAGTCGAAGGCAGCTCTACATCCGAACGTACGCAGTCACACCTCTCAACGAAGAGTGCGGTATCATCGAGTGGGTGCCGGGAATTAAAACCATGCGAGACATCCTCATTGGTCTCTATGCTTCACGGAAGATCTATCCTGATTACACTGTTCTCAAGCAGCTGATGGACGAAGCCTGTCTTTCAGATGGCAAGACAAGAGTGTTTACAGATGAAGTTCTCGGTCGGTTCCCACCAGTGCTTCAGCTGTGGTTCACACAGCAGTTCCCCAACCCATCGGCTTGGTTCAGTGCCCGGTTGCGATACACACGCTCATGCGCCGTCATGTCCATGGTGGGCACGATTCTCGGACTTGGTGACAGGCACGGCGAGAACGTCAACCTGGAAGAGGGCAATGGAGGAGTCTTTCATGTCGACTTCAACTGCCTGTTCGACAAAGGTCTCACGTTTGCCAAGCCCGAGCGTGTACCGTTTAGGCTCACTCACAACATGGTGGCTGCCATGGGCATCTATGGCTATGAAGGGCCGTTCCGCAAGTCGTGTGAGCTGACTCTGAGTATCCTCCGACAACAGGAAGAGACGCTCATGACAATTCTCGAGGCATTCATCTATGACCCGACGTTGGATCTACAGAAGGAGAAGCGGACGCATCGAAGGGGAGACGTAGGCGTCAAGCTGCAGCCGCAGAGTGTGGTAGACAGCATCAAGCGCAAAGTCAAGGGATTGCTCCCGCACGAGAGCATTCCATTAGGAGTCGAAGGACAGGTGGAGGAGCTGATCAAGCAGGCTGTTGACCCTAGAAACCTAGCAGCCATGTATATTGGGTGGTGCCCATTTCTTTGA